The Rheinheimera mangrovi genome contains the following window.
CTATAAGGAATGCCATCAACACATACAGGAAAAACGTTATTACCGCACCAACTACCAGTGATAGTAATAACCTTACCATATTACTTGTTCTCCGCAGCGATCGAAATCTTATCGATACCAGCCAGCTTGATCTGATCCATTACCTGAACCACGATACCATGCTTAGCTTCTTTATCTGCTTGAATGATTACTGTATCAGTAGGCGATTCAGCCAACAGTTTCTCAACAGTTGCACCAACACGCTCAACGTCTACAGCACGTTTATCCATCCAAATCTCACCGTTTGCACGGATTGCAATAAAGATAGTGGCTGACGGCTTAGATTGAGCTTTTGCCGCTTTAGGACGGTTAACATCAATACCCGCTTCTTTAACGAACGAGGTCGTTACGATAAAGAAAATCAGCATGATGAATACAACGTCCAACATCGGCGTTAAATCTACTGCTGCCTCTTCGGCTTCACGTCTAATTTTACGTGCCATAAAATACTCTCTATCAATGATGAGGCATACTGTCAGCTAATCCATGAACTG
Protein-coding sequences here:
- a CDS encoding ExbD/TolR family protein, encoding MARKIRREAEEAAVDLTPMLDVVFIMLIFFIVTTSFVKEAGIDVNRPKAAKAQSKPSATIFIAIRANGEIWMDKRAVDVERVGATVEKLLAESPTDTVIIQADKEAKHGIVVQVMDQIKLAGIDKISIAAENK